Part of the Brevibacillus brevis genome is shown below.
CTACCCGTTCGTGGAAGGAGGCAGCAAAGAAATCGTCAAAGCCGCTTCGATCGGCAACGCCCTGTCCACCCTGCTCTATACCTTCATGGTGCTAACCAGTCTCGCTTTCTTCAGCCCCCCTGTGATGGCGCTTGTTCCGGAGCCGGTTTTGTACATGCTGCGAGCCCTTACGTTTGAATTGGCGGAAAGGCCGGATCTTTACTTTCTCACCATTTGGATGGTCGTGGTCACGACGGCCATCATGAGCAATATGTTCATGGCTGCCACCGGAATTGCCCGCATGTTTGGCGCAAAGAACCATCGCCACGCGGTGACTTGGGTGGCGATCCTCAGCTTTTTCCTGGCACTGTGGCCGCAGGACCCGTTTCAACTGGACTGGCTTAGCAAATCGATCGTGAATGTCAGCTATGTCTTTACGCTTGCCATTCCCCTCGTCATTCTTGTGATCGCTTCGTCCCCCTGGATCCGAAACAGGAGAGGTGTCCAATCGTGAAAGGCGTCTATCGGCTTCTCGCAATCGTCTTGCCGTCTGTACTTCTATCCGGATGTTGGGATCAGCAGCTGTTGAAAGATGTGCAGATCATTTCCACGCTGGGAATCGACGTCACCCCCCAGGGGAAAGTGCAAAGCACGGCCTCCGTCTTGAACGTAAAGAAGACCGAGACAGGAAACTCGGAACAAGCGGAGATCCATTCTGTCATCTCCAAAACGCTGCGGGACGGACGCGATGTTCTCAATCAAGAGGTACCGGGCTTGCTTACGGCCAACAAAATGAATGTGCTGCTGCTAGGAGAAAAGGTGGCCAGACAAGGGATCTACCCGTACATCCACGTCTATTACCGGGATACCCGGACCGCCATCGACGCCCGGGTGGCTGTCGTAAAGGGAGATGCGCGAGAGTTCGTGGAAATGAAAAAGGTCGACAACAAACTGGTCGGGGAGCATCTCCGGAATCAAATCAAAGCGTTGGAGGAAGTCACGATCGTTCCGAAGGTAAACATCCAGACATTCTTTCCCGTCATGCTTGACCCGGGCCAGGATATCGCCCTCCCCTATCTCTATAAAAAAGAAGACAAAATTGTGGTTCGGGGGATTGCGCTTTTTGACGGCGACCGCATGAGCGGGGAGCTGAACAAGGACGAATCCATCCTGTATCTGCTGCTGCTTGACAAGAAAGGGAAATCCGCTGCCCGACTTACGCCAAAAATTCACGGCTCCAAGCAAGCCAAAGTGACTGATTACATCTCGATCGATGTCAAACGAGTAAAGAGAAACATGAAGGTACTCGTCGGAGAAAATCGGAGCATTACCGTGCAGCTTCGGGTACAGCTGCCTGTCGTGGCTTATGAGTACGCTCGCGATCATCTGAACGAAAAACGGGTGGTGGAAGAGTTGAATCAGACGCTGTCAAAGGAACTGACTGAACAGGCAAAAATCGTCCTTCAGAAGATGCAAAAAGCCAATCACGATGGGCTGGGAGTGGGGCGTTATCTCATTGCTTTTTATCCGGATACGTGGAAGACGCTAAAGTGGTCAGAGGATTATGCGAAGGTGGTGTTTGAGCCGCAGGTGGATGTGCATATTGTGGGGCATGGGATTTTGGATTGAGGGATGGGGATTCAGCCCCCCATCCCTCCTGTCGATGTACCCAAAGGGTCAACCGGCGATACCTCCTCCAACACAGCAGCTCAGTCACTTCACCGCGAGTTCATTCGCACGGTCAAACACGACTTTTCCATCGACAATCGTTACCACCGCTTTTACTTCAGGGATGTCATCGACGGGGACTTCAAAGAGATTTCGCTCCAGTACGACGATGTCAGCCAGCTTGCCTGCTTCCAATGTCCCGAGCTCATGCTCCCGGAAGCAGCCGTAAGCAGACCCGGACGTATACGCCTTCAATGCGTCAGCCAGCGAGATTCGTTCATGCGGATGCCAGACAGTTTTTCCGCTGCTGTCGATTCGGGTGACCGCTCGATAGATCTGGAGGAGCGGATTTAAGACATCGATCGGGAAGTCGGTGCCGAACGCCAGTCTCGCTCCGGCCTCTTTCAGCGTGCGAATCGGAAATACGTGCTTTTCCCGCTCACCACCGATGCGTGCGGTATAGACCCCCCGCTCGGACATGGCGAAGTGATCGGGCTGCATGGAAGCCGTGACACCCAGCTCTTTGAAGCGACGGATGTCATCCGGATGAATTACTTCCACATGCTCGATGGAATGGCGGGAATCCCGCTTCCCGTTCGCCAGCTGCGCTTCCTCATAGGCGTCAAAGGCAAGGCGGATCGCCCCGTCTCCGATCGCATGGAAACGAATGCTGAACCCCTCCTTATCCGCATCCACGACCCATTTTTTGATCGTGTCAGCTGGAAACGTCGTCTCTCCCCGCGTCTCCGGATCATCTGCATAAGGCTCGAGCATATAAGCCGTACGCGCGGTGATGACCCCGTCGATGAACTGCTTCAACCCCGATACGCGTAGCCGATCCGACTGGTACCTGTCCCGCAGCTGCTTGGCGTGCTCCAGATCTCCGTCCAGCGCGGGCCACAGATGGAGGCGCGCCGTTAGACCCCCTTCGTCCTCGAATTCCTTGAAGAGCTCATAGTCCGTGAGAATCGCAAGGGATTCCGTCGCAAACAAATCGTGGACCGCCGTCACTCCGAGACTGGCCGCATGCGCCAGGAAATTGGCGAACAGCTCCCTCTTCTTTTCCTTGGTAAAACGGTAGGCATGCTCGATGACGGCTCCCATGGCTTTTTCGTACAAGATGCCGTCCGGCTCGCCGTTTTCGTCCTTCCCGATGATCCCGAACGCGGGGTTTTTGGTATCCCGATCAATGCCCGCGATTTCCAACGCCTTTGAATTCACCCAGGCATAATGGCCTTCCGCGTGAAACATGAGCGCGGGACGATCCGGGAGAATCCGATCCAGTGCATAGCGATCGGGCAGTTTTTGCGTATCCCAATAGCCCGAATCCCAAGTGGAGCCGATCACCCATGGCTCATCCGGCCGAGATTCGGCAAAATCGCGAATGATCGCAAGCGCCTCTTCCTCCGAACGGGCCGGGAACAAATAGGCGCTATCCATCGTGACAGCCCCATCCATCACGTGAAGGTGAAAATCGTGAAAGCCCGGCATGATCAGCTGGTCTTCAAAGTGATAGACTTTGGTATGCTCGCCCGTGAGCGATTTCATCTCCTCCGCCGTACCCACTGCGATGATTCTGTCCTTTGCGATCGCGATCGCCGCGGGC
Proteins encoded:
- a CDS encoding Ger(x)C family spore germination protein — protein: MKGVYRLLAIVLPSVLLSGCWDQQLLKDVQIISTLGIDVTPQGKVQSTASVLNVKKTETGNSEQAEIHSVISKTLRDGRDVLNQEVPGLLTANKMNVLLLGEKVARQGIYPYIHVYYRDTRTAIDARVAVVKGDAREFVEMKKVDNKLVGEHLRNQIKALEEVTIVPKVNIQTFFPVMLDPGQDIALPYLYKKEDKIVVRGIALFDGDRMSGELNKDESILYLLLLDKKGKSAARLTPKIHGSKQAKVTDYISIDVKRVKRNMKVLVGENRSITVQLRVQLPVVAYEYARDHLNEKRVVEELNQTLSKELTEQAKIVLQKMQKANHDGLGVGRYLIAFYPDTWKTLKWSEDYAKVVFEPQVDVHIVGHGILD
- a CDS encoding amidohydrolase, with amino-acid sequence MTKQIADLILSGNAVFTGLTDQPQPAAIAIAKDRIIAVGTAEEMKSLTGEHTKVYHFEDQLIMPGFHDFHLHVMDGAVTMDSAYLFPARSEEEALAIIRDFAESRPDEPWVIGSTWDSGYWDTQKLPDRYALDRILPDRPALMFHAEGHYAWVNSKALEIAGIDRDTKNPAFGIIGKDENGEPDGILYEKAMGAVIEHAYRFTKEKKRELFANFLAHAASLGVTAVHDLFATESLAILTDYELFKEFEDEGGLTARLHLWPALDGDLEHAKQLRDRYQSDRLRVSGLKQFIDGVITARTAYMLEPYADDPETRGETTFPADTIKKWVVDADKEGFSIRFHAIGDGAIRLAFDAYEEAQLANGKRDSRHSIEHVEVIHPDDIRRFKELGVTASMQPDHFAMSERGVYTARIGGEREKHVFPIRTLKEAGARLAFGTDFPIDVLNPLLQIYRAVTRIDSSGKTVWHPHERISLADALKAYTSGSAYGCFREHELGTLEAGKLADIVVLERNLFEVPVDDIPEVKAVVTIVDGKVVFDRANELAVK